One window of the Candidatus Endomicrobium procryptotermitis genome contains the following:
- a CDS encoding DUF1232 domain-containing protein, translated as MDNQKKDIAKAVPVKIKRTKLAWIILIFAAIYTISPIDIIPDAPVIGWVDDAFVDIIAILNLIIKYRKNYQQK; from the coding sequence ATGGACAATCAAAAAAAAGATATTGCAAAGGCCGTACCCGTAAAAATTAAAAGAACAAAACTTGCATGGATAATTTTAATTTTTGCGGCAATTTACACGATAAGCCCGATAGATATTATCCCAGACGCTCCAGTCATCGGATGGGTAGACGATGCTTTTGTAGATATCATTGCGATTTTAAATTTAATAATCAAATACAGAAAAAACTATCAGCAAAAATAA